One window of Cydia pomonella isolate Wapato2018A chromosome 5, ilCydPomo1, whole genome shotgun sequence genomic DNA carries:
- the LOC133517951 gene encoding alpha-methylacyl-CoA racemase-like isoform X1 encodes MALRGIKVVEMLGLAPGPLCGTILADFGATVTVIQKMEPSPFDVLSNGKRMLSVDLKSMEGVQVIRKLCASSDVLLDTFRPGVMEKLGLGSNLLLKENPGLVYARLTGYGQNGAYETKAGHDINYVAMSGVLSALARKEGLYPPVNLLADFAGGSFMCALGIVLALYERTKSGKGQIIDSSMTEGAAYLATWLYKSRNLPVWSGPPGTNALDGGLPFYGTYKTKDDKFMAVGALEPQFYVNFLNVLQLSEEDYPQGSDVEHCRKAFAEKFLTKTQEEWCQLFDRADACVTPVLDIESADKHKLHMSRKSFYRDSENLLVPEPAPRLSVTPGVSTGHLSMPIPGQHTIQILKELGYNKNEIEDFINKGVVYAAEKSKL; translated from the exons ATGGCACTGCGAGGCATAAAAGTCGTAGAAATGTTAGGGCTTGCCCCTGGGCCCCTTTGTGGAACCATATTAGCAGACTTTGGAGCTACAGTCACTGTGATTCAAAAG aTGGAACCATCACCATTTGATGTTTTATCAAATGGTAAAAGGATGTTGTCTGTTGATTTAAAGTCTATGGAAGGAGTACAAGTCATCAGGAAATTATGTGCATCATCAGATGTTTTACTAGACACATTTAGACCTGGGGTAATGGAAAAATTAGGTCTAGGTTCTAATTTGCTCCTTAAAGAAAATCCAGGTCTTGTTTATGCAAGATTAACAGGCTATGGGCAAAATGGAGCATATGAGACCAAAGCTGGACATGATATCAATTATGTAGCCATGTCAGGTGTTTTATCTGCACTGGCAAGAAAAGAAGGCTTATATCCACCAGTTAACTTACTAGCAGATTTTGCTGGTGGAAGTTTTATGTGTGCTCTTGGTATTGTTTTAGCACTTTATGAAAGAACTAAATCTGGAAAAGGTCAAATAATTGACTCCAGTATGACAGAAGGAGCAGCATATTTAGCAACATGGCTATACAAATCCAGAAACTTACCAGTGTGGTCAGGACCTCCGGGAACAAATGCCCTAGATGGGGGGCTTCCATTTTATGGGACTTACAAAACTAAAGATGATAAATTCATGGCAGTAGGAGCATTAGAACCACAATTTTATGTTAACTTTCTGAATGTACTGCAGTTGTCTGAAGAAGACTACCCACAGGGAAGTGATGTGGAACACTGCAGGAAAGCATTTGCTGAAAAGTTTTTGACCAAAACGCAAGAAGAATGGTGTCAATTATTTGATAGAGCTGATGCTTGTGTCACACCCGTTTTAGATATTGAATCTGCTGATAAGCACAAATTACACATGTCTAGAAAGTCTTTCTACAGAGACTCTGAAAATCTCTTAGTGCCAGAGCCAGCCCCACGGCTATCAGTGACGCCAGGGGTTTCCACGGGACACCTCAGCATGCCTATTCCAGGAcaacatacaatacaaattttaaaggagTTGGGttataacaaaaatgaaatagaaGACTTCATAAATAAGGGTGTTGTATATGCTGCAGAGAAATCAAAACTATAA
- the LOC133517951 gene encoding alpha-methylacyl-CoA racemase-like isoform X2 has protein sequence MEPSPFDVLSNGKRMLSVDLKSMEGVQVIRKLCASSDVLLDTFRPGVMEKLGLGSNLLLKENPGLVYARLTGYGQNGAYETKAGHDINYVAMSGVLSALARKEGLYPPVNLLADFAGGSFMCALGIVLALYERTKSGKGQIIDSSMTEGAAYLATWLYKSRNLPVWSGPPGTNALDGGLPFYGTYKTKDDKFMAVGALEPQFYVNFLNVLQLSEEDYPQGSDVEHCRKAFAEKFLTKTQEEWCQLFDRADACVTPVLDIESADKHKLHMSRKSFYRDSENLLVPEPAPRLSVTPGVSTGHLSMPIPGQHTIQILKELGYNKNEIEDFINKGVVYAAEKSKL, from the coding sequence aTGGAACCATCACCATTTGATGTTTTATCAAATGGTAAAAGGATGTTGTCTGTTGATTTAAAGTCTATGGAAGGAGTACAAGTCATCAGGAAATTATGTGCATCATCAGATGTTTTACTAGACACATTTAGACCTGGGGTAATGGAAAAATTAGGTCTAGGTTCTAATTTGCTCCTTAAAGAAAATCCAGGTCTTGTTTATGCAAGATTAACAGGCTATGGGCAAAATGGAGCATATGAGACCAAAGCTGGACATGATATCAATTATGTAGCCATGTCAGGTGTTTTATCTGCACTGGCAAGAAAAGAAGGCTTATATCCACCAGTTAACTTACTAGCAGATTTTGCTGGTGGAAGTTTTATGTGTGCTCTTGGTATTGTTTTAGCACTTTATGAAAGAACTAAATCTGGAAAAGGTCAAATAATTGACTCCAGTATGACAGAAGGAGCAGCATATTTAGCAACATGGCTATACAAATCCAGAAACTTACCAGTGTGGTCAGGACCTCCGGGAACAAATGCCCTAGATGGGGGGCTTCCATTTTATGGGACTTACAAAACTAAAGATGATAAATTCATGGCAGTAGGAGCATTAGAACCACAATTTTATGTTAACTTTCTGAATGTACTGCAGTTGTCTGAAGAAGACTACCCACAGGGAAGTGATGTGGAACACTGCAGGAAAGCATTTGCTGAAAAGTTTTTGACCAAAACGCAAGAAGAATGGTGTCAATTATTTGATAGAGCTGATGCTTGTGTCACACCCGTTTTAGATATTGAATCTGCTGATAAGCACAAATTACACATGTCTAGAAAGTCTTTCTACAGAGACTCTGAAAATCTCTTAGTGCCAGAGCCAGCCCCACGGCTATCAGTGACGCCAGGGGTTTCCACGGGACACCTCAGCATGCCTATTCCAGGAcaacatacaatacaaattttaaaggagTTGGGttataacaaaaatgaaatagaaGACTTCATAAATAAGGGTGTTGTATATGCTGCAGAGAAATCAAAACTATAA
- the LOC133517950 gene encoding 2-oxoglutarate and iron-dependent oxygenase JMJD4-like yields the protein MEIEINECLDNTHRYKYAGCDISILPKDIEYSKFYKDYIYNNLPCIIRNISSNWECSTTWVKDDTINYNYFIDKYSDLYAPVADCGTIAYNAQSKNDLKITDYMTYLKTREREKLLYLKDWHLRRLCPDDNFYDVPIIFGSDWLNEYAQDHQEDDYMFVYIGPSGSWTPLHADVYSSFSWSVNVVGRKKWILFPPGEEEKLKDHLGNLPLMFEDTKFENVTHFKVIQQKGDAIFVPSGWHHQVSNELDTISINQNWINACNIEEVWKALEKCLLSVEHEIKEFQSTPEFASQCQLILKSMFGMDFECFINFICYIAKKRLSELEGNNCIVFNKYILGKNHIMFDLKKLLKIIDLFNNHLLIVNNSLNIDYKYDTLTIKQQIINNVQ from the exons ATGgaaatagaaataaatgaatgtctCGATAATACACATAGATATAAATACGCTGGTTGCGACATTAGTATTTTACCGAAAGACATAGAATACAGTAAGTTTTATAAGGATTACATTTACAACAATTTGCCGTGTATAATACGAAACATTAGTTCTAACTGGGAATGTTCTACAACATGGGTCAAAGACGacacaataaattataactatttCATAGACAAATACAGTGATCTTTATGCTCCTGTAGCAGATTGCGGTACTATCGCTTATAATGCGCAATCTAAAAACGATCTCAAAATCACTGAttatatgacgtatttaaaaaccAGAGAAAGGGAAAAGCTCCTGTACTTGAAAGATTGGCATTTAAGAAGACTCTGTCCTGATGACAATTTCTATGACGTTCCAATAATCTTTGGCTCGGATTGGCTCAATGAGTATGCACAAGATCACCAAGAAGATGATTATATGTTTGTTTACATAGGACCTAGCGGTTCTTG GACACCTTTACATGCAGATGTTTATAGTTCCTTTAGCTGGTCAGTAAATGTAGTTGGTagaaaaaaatggattttatttCCTCCTGGGGAGGAAGAAAAACTTAAAGATCATTTAGGAAATTTACCTCTTATGTTTGAAGATAcgaaatttgaaaatgtaacaCACTTCAAAGTAATACAACAAAAAGGTGATGCTATTTTTGTGCCTTCAGGATGGCATCATCAAGTTTCCAATGAGCTTGATACTATATCCATCAACCAAAACTGGATTAATGCTTGCAACATAGAAGAAGTTTGGAAAGCTTTGGAAAAATGTTTGTTAAGTGTGGAACATGAGATAAAAGAGTTCCAAAGCACTCCGGAGTTTGCGAGCCAATGTCAGCTAATCTTAAAATCAATGTTTGGAATGGACTTTGAatgttttattaactttatctGTTATATAGCTAAAAAGAGACTTAGTGAACTAGAAGGAAATAATTGCATTGTATTCAACAAATATATATTAGGCAAAAACCATATTATGTTTGACTTGAAAaagttactaaaaataatagatttatttaataaccacctcttgattgtaaataattctctaaatatagattataaaTATGACACCCTCACcattaaacaacaaataattaaCAATGTTCAGTAA
- the LOC133517957 gene encoding protein O-glucosyltransferase 2-like: MELIIYILLFCALSQVSTQNEINVYGPGLNPKEIVMPARYFFVNFTFVTEQSYTSNLANDLAVEINGSSMKHRNCRVWVNKLDRKDGTFIIRYKVYETCQDMSISVYYKSKHVTGSPYHYAGPIQPDQCDCPEHDINVWLRKYGCPESFSKINQDLKPFINVDMGVKVPKIVEKYHKPDTTSFCHYVIKNNKIYRDCYGKHVGFNMFSDNIILSLSRKVRLPDMELVINLGDWPLIRKNTELLPVFSWCGSDDTMDIVMPTYDLTESTLENMGRVTLDILSVQGNIEKPWEDREPRAFWRGRDSRAERLQLVDVARATPDLFNVSLTNFFFFLDKQEQYGPKSPHISFFKFFDYKYQINIDGTVASYRLPYLLAGGGTVMKQTSPYYEHFYGQLAPWEHFVPVSRDLSDLAQRVRWARAHDEEALRIAKNGRKFVNDHLLPQHIFCYHAVLFQEWSKRVMNKVIVRKGMTELPQPTFDCDCEPEEKKKREDL, from the exons AtggaattaattatttacattttactgttTTGTGCCTTATCTCAAGTCTCTACACAAAATGAAATTAACGTCTATGGGCCGGGGTTAAATCCCAAAGAAATCGTGATGCCGGCTAGatacttttttgttaatttcacaTTTGTTACAGAACAATC GTATACCTCAAATCTTGCAAATGACTTAGCTGTAGAAATAAATGGTAGCTCAATGAAACATAGAAATTGCCGTGTTTGGGTAAATAAATTGGACAGAAAAGATGGAACTTTCATAATTAGATACAAAGTGTATGAGACTTGCCAGGATATGTCAATAAGTgtatattataaaagtaaacatGTCACTGGATCCCCTTACCATTATGCAG gTCCTATCCAACCAGATCAGTGTGACTGCCCTGAGCATGACATTAATGTATGGCTACGAAAATATGGTTGCCCTGAATCTTTCAGTAAAATCAACCAAGATCTAAAACCCTTTATAAATGTTGATATGGGAGTAAAAGTACCAAAGATTGTAGAGAAATACCACAAACCAGATACAACGAGTTTTTGCcattatgtaattaaaaataataagatttATCGGGATTGCTATGGAAAGCATGTGGGGTTCAATATGTTTTCAGATAACATTATTTTGTCTTTATCAAGGAAAGTAAGATTGCCTGACATGGAGTTGGTGATTAACTTGGGAGACTGGCCTCTGATTCGTAAGAACACGGAACTGTTGCCAGTTTTCTCATGGTGTGGCAGTGATGATACAATGGATATTGTAATGCCTACATATGACTTGACTGAATCCACCTTAGAGAATATGGGAAG AGTAACCCTCGACATTCTGTCAGTGCAAGGCAACATCGAGAAGCCGTGGGAGGACCGCGAGCCGCGCGCCTTCTGGCGCGGCCGCGACTCGCGCGCCGAGCGCCTGCAGCTAGTCGACGTCGCTCGCGCTACCCCGGACCTCTTCAATGTTTCTCTTACtaatttcttctttttcttgGATAAACAAGAACAGTACGGGCCGAAATCGCcgcatatttctttttttaagttttttgat TATAAATACCAAATAAACATCGACGGCACTGTAGCATCATACAGACTGCCATACCTCCTCGCGGGCGGCGGCACGGTGATGAAGCAAACGTCACCATACTACGAGCACTTCTACGGGCAGCTAGCTCCGTGGGAACACTTCGTACCGGTGTCACGTGATCTATCGGACTTGGCGCAGCGCGTGCGGTGGGCGCGCGCGCACGATGAGGAAGCGCTCAGGATAGCGAAGAACGGAAGGAAATTTGTCAACGATCATCTGCTTCCTCAACATATTTTTTGCTATCATGCGGTACTATTCCAG GAATGGAGCAAGAGAGTGATGAACAAAGTGATTGTTCGTAAAGGAATGACGGAATTACCTCAACCGACTTTTGACTGTGATTGCGAACCAgaagaaaaaaagaaacgtgAAGATCTTTAA
- the LOC133517954 gene encoding large ribosomal subunit protein uL3m, with product MANSNLKLLCGTLSKLKISYVAQRQIGNYKPPRFRPPYWYMPKERVMSEDMLTQENKQFLEEIRQDKLQAQAALESPLLNSEFVPSAPWDPYTRRAGLIARKIGNYPLWTKDGKKLQTTLLQVVDNHVIKYIPPEEFNPMVTKKPVWKEKRRLGSLLIGSETIDPTTVTKEYCGLFDSVGMLPKRHLCRFMVSPHAALPTGTPLTVTHFRVGDYVDVRAKTIDRGFQGVMKRWGFKGMPASHGVTKTHRRPGNIGAGGEKARVWPGTKMPGHMGNRWRILRGVKILRINTKQNVLWMLGVGIPGETGAMCYVFDTVLPLRKHKTPPPFPTHLPTDDLPLEYYDESIHPFDEPTITFEED from the exons ATGGCGAATTCCAATCTTAAACTTCTGTGTGGTACCCTAAGCAAACTAAA gATAAGCTATGTTGCACAACGCCAAATTGGTAACTACAAACCTCCAAGATTTCGCCCTCCTTACTGGTATATGCCTAAGGAAAGAGTG ATGAGTGAAGATATGCTTAcccaagaaaataaacaattcctTGAAGAAATTCGTCAGGATAAACTACAAGCTCAAGCAGCTTTAGAGTCACCCTTGTTGAATAGTGAATTTGTGCCAAGCGCTCCTTGGGACCCGTACACCAGGCGTGCAGGTCTTATTGCACGCAAAATTGGAAACTACCCTCTCTGGACAAAGGATGGAAAGAAACTGCAAACTACTCTTTTACAG GTTGTGGATAACCATGTGATCAAATACATACCACCAGAAGAATTCAATCCCATGGTCACAAAAAAACCAGTTTGGAAAGAAAAACGAAGACTAGGTAGTTTACTGATTGGTTCAGAGACTATTGATCCCACAACAGTCACAAAAGAATACTGTGGCCTGTTTGACAGTGTTGGTATGCTGCCCAAGCGGCACCTGTGCCGATTCATGGTTTCTCCACATGCCGCTCTTCCAACTGGAACCCCGTTGACGGTCACCCATTTTAGAGTCGGGGATTATGTGGATGTTAGGGCTAAAAC TATTGACAGAGGTTTCCAAGGTGTTATGAAGCGGTGGGGATTCAAAGGTATGCCTGCCTCACACGGTGTTACGAAGACCCACAGACGACCTGGAAACATTGGTGCTGGTGGAGAGAAGGCGAGAGTATGGCCAGGAACCAAGATGCCGGGACATATGGGCAACAG atGGAGAATTCTACGGGGCGTAAAAATCCTTCGCATCAACACGAAACAAAATGTACTCTGGATGCTGGGAGTGGGTATCCCCGGTGAAACGGGCGCCATGTGCTACGTGTTCGACACGGTTCTCCCTCTCCGAAAACACAAGACCCCGCCGCCGTTCCCCACACATCTACCTACCGACGATCTTCCACTAGAATACTATGATGAATCGATCCATCCGTTTGATGAACCCACGATTACTTTTGAAGAGGACTAG
- the LOC133517953 gene encoding basic proline-rich protein-like, whose product MSVAFAPRGNRPPLSPAQIQKMLDENAHLIQTIQEYQAKGQLMECHQYQQVLHRNLVYLASVADANQNIQALLPPPHQLAAGNVPPQGPPQGPPSSGAESPGPSQPPYRPPTGVSTTPTRPTQSYGQRPYPQNQYQGQYQGAPGYPPQGGYGPPSQGYGPPNPAQQPQGYPPNSTYGPPITTTPSNYPPSTHPGGGYPPSTVQQPYAPPPGSPAVAGSPYPVRGPAQPGYTGNSAYPPPQSGPNYGGPNVGVSTYNSTPSQPQPYQSQPFPNTTPTSAYSTTPTSQPNRSPQPPPSGYTAQNPPSSGYGSPSAQSPTYNSSSHGNNVPPSTVASGGGPPPPSGPPGGQYPPPGQPSPYPPATQPPYSNPSSQPGSPAPSVSTASPAQGSYPANPQSYPPAGGAYPPHAYQQGYPPAQYPPSPYPPYARAPAPGAPPPGAPQPYPGYGFQPPTQQ is encoded by the exons ATGTCGGTAGCTTTTGCGCCAAGAGGCAATCGCCCTCCGCTTAGTCCTGCTCAAATCCAAAAAATGTTGGACGAGAATGCTCATTTAATACAAACTATACAAGAGTATCAAGCGAAAGGCCAACTAATGGAATGTCATCAATACCAGCAAGTTTTACATCGAAATCTTGTGTATTTGGCATCAGTAGCCGATGCTAATCAAAATATTCAGGCCCTTTTGCCG CCCCCTCATCAATTGGCAGCAGGCAATGTGCCACCTCAGGGCCCTCCTCAAGGCCCTCCCTCAAGTGGAGCAGAGTCCCCCGGCCCATCCCAACCACCATACAGACCACCAACTGGTGTGTCAACAACACCAACTAGGCCAACCCAGTCATATGGGCAGAGGCCATATCCTCAGAATCAATATCAAGGCCAATACCAAGGTGCACCTGGTTATCCTCCGCAAGGTGGTTATGGGCCCCCAAGTCAGGGATATGGACCTCCTAATCCTGCTCAGCAACCCCAGGGCTATCCTCCTAACTCAACATATGGACCTCCTATTACTACAACTCCTAGTAACTATCCACCTTCCACTCACCCTGGAGGTGGCTATCCCCCATCTACAGTTCAGCAGCCGTATGCTCCTCCACCAGGTAGTCCTGCTGTGGCTGGTTCCCCATACCCTGTGCGTGGGCCTGCTCAACCTGGGTACACTGGAAACTCTGCTTACCCACCACCACAGTCTGGTCCAAATTATGGAGGTCCTAATGTGGGAGTAAGCACTTATAATTCCACTCCATCTCAACCCCAACCTTACCAGTCTCAGCCTTTCCCTAACACAACTCCCACTTCTGCTTACAGCACAACTCCCACTTCACAACCAAACAGATCTCCTCAGCCGCCTCCCAGTGGTTACACAGCACAAAACCCACCCAGCTCAGGGTATGGTTCTCCTTCCGCTCAATCTCCTACCTATAATTCTAGTTCTCACGGAAATAATGTGCCACCTTCCACTGTCGCGTCAGGGGGCGGTCCTCCCCCTCCAAGTGGACCTCCCGGAGGGCAGTACCCGCCTCCCGGTCAACCATCTCCTTACCCACCAGCTACCCAACCTCCGTATTCCAATCCTTCGTCACAACCCGGCAGTCCTGCTCCGTCGGTGTCGACGGCGTCTCCCGCGCAAGGGTCGTACCCTGCGAACCCGCAAAGCTACCCCCCGGCTGGCGGCGCGTACCCGCCGCACGCGTATCAGCAGGGCTACCCGCCCGCGCAGTACCCGCCGTCCCCGTACCCGCCGTACGCGCGAGCGCCGGCCCCGGGCGCGCCGCCTCCCGGCGCCCCGCAACCGTATCCTGGTTACGGTTTTCAACCGCCCACCCAACAGTAG